The sequence below is a genomic window from Equus caballus isolate H_3958 breed thoroughbred chromosome 11, TB-T2T, whole genome shotgun sequence.
CTCAGTCCCCTCTGGAGTGCCTCAAGGGCCTACTACATGTGGTAGTGATTATGGGATCTTTTGGGGACGTGGCAAGAGGGGGGTCCAGTGCAGAACCCAGGGCTCAGGCCAGTTTGGGGCGGGTCCGAGACTAGAAGTTGTACCTTGGCTTCATTAAGCAGGCTCTTTCCCACCCTGCCTCCTCTTGCCACAGTAATTAGGCTGGGGGTTGCCATGGTAACTGGGGAGGTGACCTAGAAAGGAATTAGGGCGGGGAGGAGACCAAGCCCCCAGGGACCCTAGGGCCTGGCACCCCCTCACCCACAGACCAGGCTACCATGTGGAGCTGAGGCCCAAGGCCTGAGTCTGAGGAGATGCCAGGACCCTCCCAGCATCTCTAGCTCTAGTACCAGCCTTGGGAGCTCGCTCTTCCTCGGAGCAGGAAGGAGATTtactgtgtgtgtttggggaggggGTTCCCTGGATCCAGCAGATGCCCTGAGGAgggccaccccccacccccacctctgttAGGCTTCTTGGAAGGTCTGCCCAGCATTTGGAGAAGTGCTGTggggcaggctggcaggaggtggggagggaccTTCTGCCAGGGatagctggggagggagggaggggtatCCGGTCTTGccccccagggatgggagtgacATGTCCCCTGAGCTCTGGGCTGGTCCTCGGCAGGCCTGGGAGCTGAGTGGTGCTGCTTCTGGTCTGACTGTATTCTTGTCCCCCACATCTTGGCCCaccctcccgccccctccccacgcAGATATCCGGGACTCTGGGAAGAAGCCTGTGATGCTCTTTCTGCACGGCGGCTCCTACATGGAGGGCACCGGGAACATGTTCGATGGCTCCGTCCTGGCTGCCTATGGCAACGTCATTGTAGCCACACTCAACTACCGGCTTGGGGTGCTCGGTGAGGGTGGGCAGCCAACTCTAGGGACTGGAGTCTGGGAGGGAGTCTTGGTGGGCAGGGTTCCTCTAAACCCAGCAGAAGCAGAATGGCTTCCAGGCTGGACTGAGCTACCCAGAAGGGGTCAAGGGCACTGTTACACCCCCAGGAagcccctttcttcctctgtctccagGTTTTCTCAGCACTGGGGACCAGGCTGCAAAAGGCAACTATGGGCTCCTGGACCAGATCCAGGCCCTGCGCTGGCTCAGTGAAAACATTGCTCACTTTGGGGGTGACCCCGAGCGCATCACCATCTTTGGGTCCGGGGCAGGGGCCTCCTGTGTCAACCTTCTGATCCTCTCCCATCATTCAGAAGGTACAAGCAACCTCCTCAGtctgcccctcccttctcctttcccacACCCCTGACCCTACCAGCTCCCCCTTCTCTCTTGGGCTGATACCACCCAGCCTGAAGCCGGTCCGTCTTGCCAGGGCTGTTCCAGAAGGCCATCGCCCAGAGTGGCACTGCCATTTCCAGCTGGTCTGTCAACTACCAGCCGCTCAAGTACACGCGGCTGCTGGCAGCCAAGGTGGGCTGCGACCGGGAGGACAGCGCTGAAGCTGTGGAGTGTCTGCGCCGGAAGCCTTCCCGGGAGCTGGTGGACCAAGATGTGCAGCCTGCCCGGTATGGGTatgagggtgggagggggccAGGTCCTTGCTGCTTCCAAGGAGGTTGAGGCTGAGAGGTGCCTGCAGGCATTCCATTTGGCAAGGAGAAGCGGGCTTCAGGCCCTCTAGCAGCTCTGCCTTCTTCTTTCTCAGACACCTTCCCTAAGTGGAGGTGCCTAAACAGAGCAGGTGTGCACAGGATACCATGCAGGGCTTCAGGGAAGATTTGCTGAGAGGCCAGGTGCCCTGAAGGACTCAGGAGATTTTAACACGCGGAAAAGGGTTTTCTGGGCAGAGGCCCAGCAGGCTGTGAGCAAAGAGGAAGCCATGAGCAGGTAATGAGACCGTGACCCCTTCTCCCCAGCTACCACATCGCCTTTGGGCCCGTGGTGGACGGTGACGTTGTTCCTGATGATCCTGAGATCCTCATGCAGCAGGGAGAATTCCTCAACTATGACATGCTCATTGGCGTCAATCAAGGAGAGGGCCTCAAGTTCGTGGAGGACTCCGCAGAGAGCGAGGACGGTGTGTCCGCCAGCGCCTTCGACTTCACAGTCTCCAACTTTGTGGACAACCTGTATGGCTACCCGGAGGGCAAGGATGTGCTGCGGGAGACCATCAAGTTTATGTACACAGACTGGGCCGACCGGGACAATGGCGAGATGCGGCGCAAGACCCTGCTGGCACTCTTTACTGACCACCAGTGGGTGGCACCAGCTGTGGCCACCGCCAAGCTGCACGCCGACTACCAGTCCCCTGTCTACTTTTACACCTTCTACCACCACTGCCAGGCTGAAGGCCGGCCCGAGTGGGCAGACGCAGCGCACGGGGACGAGCTACCCTACGTCTTTGGTGTGCCCATGGTGGGTGCCACTGACCTCTTCCCCTGCAACTTCTCCAAGAATGACGTCATGCTCAGCGCTGTGGTCATGACCTACTGGACCAACTTTGCCAAGACTGGGTGAGGGCcagaggggctgggtggggcacCTTTGCAGGCCAAGGCGCACACACCCTCCATCCTcagttccttctctccttcacacGGCCATCATTCCTCCATTAGGGTGCTCTTGCCTTCTCCACTCAGACACCTGCTGGACACCTtgtctgtgccaggcactgagttgCATGCTGCAGATTCAGCAGAGTTAGACAGAGAGGTCCCTGTCCTTTCTGGGGGTGGGCTCACTTGGTGGCTTTGGCTCCATGTctgtctgtccttccttcccttgCCTACCcaccctctctctgtctcctccctgtgCTCTGCCCCTCTGTCTGACTGCTCCAGTCTGTGTCTGAGTATGTGTAAGGGTTTGTGTCTGTTTCTTTATTGCTGTCTCTACATCTGTCTTAAAATTTATCATATCTCTCCGCTCTCTCTGCTCTTTGATCTGTTTCCTTTTTGCTTGCTGGTTTCGCCCTGGCTGTCTCTCCTGTGTCtttgtctctgtttctatgtgtgtcTATCTTGCTCAGTCTCAGCTTCTGCCTCTCCCACGGgctatctctgtctctgcctaTCTCTGGCCCTCTGTCTTCATCTCTGGCAGTCTGTCTCCATCCCTATTtgtctctctgtccctgtctctggcagtttctctgtctcttcttgtctatctctctgcctccctctttttctctgactttctttctgtctccctggCTTTCTGCATCTCTTatctccctcccctttcctctcacACCTCCGTCGGAGCCTCACCCTCACTCCTTCTTTCCCTGCCCTCCTGTGCCCACAGTGACCCCAACCAGCCGGTGCCGCAGGACACCAAGTTCATCCACACCAAGCCCAACCGCTTTGAGGAGGTGGTGTGGAGCAAGTTCAACAGCAAGGAGAAGCAGTACCTGCACATCGGCTTGAAACCACGTGTGCGTGACAACTACCGCGCCAACAAGGTGGCCTTCTGGCTGGAGCTCGTGCCTCACCTGCACAACCTGCACACAGAGCTTTTTACCACCACCACGCGCCTGCCTCCCTATGCCACACGCTGGCCGCCTCGCCCACCACCCGGTGCCCCAGGCACACGCCGGCCCCCACCACCTGCCACCCTGCCGCCTGAGCCTGAGCCTgagcctggccccagggcctATGACCGCTTCCCCGGGGACTCACGAGACTACTCCACGGAGCTAAGTGTCACTGTGGCTGTGGGcgcctccctcctcttcctcaacATCCTCGCCTTTGCCGCCCTGTACTACAAGCGGGACCGGCGGCAGGAGCTGCGGTGCAGGCGGCTCAGCCCACCAGGCGGCTCAGGCTCCGGTGTGCCCGGTGGGGGCCCCCTGCTCCCGGCCACCGGCCGCGAGCTGCCACCAGAGGAAGAGCTGGTGTCACTGCAGCTGAAGCGGGGTGGTGGCGTTGGGGCGGACCCTGCTGAAGCCCTACGCCCCGCCTGCCCACCCGACTACACCCTGGCCCTGCGCCGGGCACCGGACGATGTGCCTCTCTTGGCCCCCGGGGCCCTGACCCTGCTGCCCAGTGGCCTGgggcccccgccgcccccgccacCCCCATCTCTCCATCCCTTTGGGCCCTTCCCTCCGCCTCCCTCCTCCGCTCCCAGCCACAACAACACgctaccccacccccactccactaCTCGGGTATAGGGGGCGGCCTGGggaggccctcctccccagccctcccggCCTGGGGAAGTGCCACTcagaaggcagggaggaggaCTTGGCAACAGGCTTTTCTCGTGTGGAGCTGTCACACGTTGAGGAGCATTAGGTGGACGTGGATTTCCTCACCGGGATGCGTGTTTTGCCCATGCAGAGAGGCCCACTCTCTTCTCTGGACCTGGGCCTTTGTACAACTGGAGGGCGTTTTTTGCCCTCCGCTGGGACACCAGTCTTCGGTGTGTGGAAGCGTGGGAGCATTTTCCCACGCAGAGGTGTGCTTTCTCATGAGGGGGTGTGTTTTCCCATGTGCAGGGTAAGGTTTTTTTTGCCGCCCTGGACACATGTTGGCCCCCTCAAAGAATTTCTGCGGGGATTTGTACCCCAGAATCCTGTTCCCTCATgccttctcccacctcctcccccttccccatcccaTGGAGACCCTGGAAGTGGTGTGTTCACGGACAGTGACCCTTGGCCACCAGACAACCCACGGTGGTGCCTGGGAAGTAGTGAGGAAATCACAGCcccccctccctgtccccccactcccaccccagcgAAGCATGTTTAACCCCCGTGGCACAAGTCAGATGGAGCACGTTCTCCCCGATTGGCTTCGCCTTCCACAGATGACAGACACAGATTCCCTGCTAGGGGGATGGGAGGAGATCCGTGCatccctgtgctgcctgggaacTTGTTTTCCCATGGGTCTGGGACACATTTCTCTGAGTGGAAATATGTTCCTGCATGTGGATGTGTGTTTTCCCATGCAGACGGTTGGTTCCTTTCTAGCACCTCCCTGCATCCCCCAGGCCTCAGGCCCAGCACTTAATTCCTCCTCACACAGCAGGTGGGAACAGACTTCAGCGGACCTGAGGGGAGAGCTCTGgctctccctcccctagagaTGCTGAGTTAGGGGGCGGGGGTGTGGCACCTGTCACCCACAGAGGCCATGCATGTTTAACCAAAGCCCTCATCGGGGTCTGGGACAGCCTTTCCCTCAGTCTTCAGACCGTTGCTCATCGTGCCAAACTGGGTAGGTGAGTTTAAGAGGAGAAGACCCCCAAAGTGTGCCAAGGATTCCCCAGTCCTGGGCCAGGGCAGGTAAATGTAGGGGCAGGTGGATACAGGGGAGGGAAAGTGGCAGCAAAAGGGGTCCTGCCTGTCTGTTTCCTCTCCTTATTATGTCTCATccctccctctgtgcctcagttccccgttcccccatctctgtctctctctttgaaGCTATCTCCATCTCAGCGTCAGACCAGCTTCTCCCTCGGCTGCCCACTCTCTTCTTTGACCTGCCTCCTCTTCCCTTGGCCACCAGGGCTAAAGGAAAGGAGTggtggaggatggaggggaggagagcaggagagaaaggCTTCACAGGACAGGCTGGGGAGAGAATGAGGTCAGCTGTGCTGAGGAACAGATGGAGGGGGCAGTGGGAGACGGGGCTTGGGCTGATACCAGCAGGAAGAATTTGAAAGGACATGTGTGAGGTGACTACCCGGAGGGGACCAGAGGAGAAAGGGTTTGAGCCTCTGGGGAAAAGAACGAAGTTAGGAAGGGTTTTAAAAGACAccagtggagaaggagagaatcCTCATCTGCTGGCATTTTGTGGGTTTGTTAGTGCCAAACTTGAGTAGGGGGTGGGGTGCTGTCTTCCACTGACACCTAAATCCAGAATCCCTCGTCTTGGCTCCCGGGAACTTTGCCTCCTGACTGTCCCTTCTCCTCCCGCCTCCACCCATGGAAACTTAGTTCTtttcccacccctccctgcctggtCCGGCTCCTCTCCAAACAGCCATGCCCTCTAAATGCTAGGGACCTGGGCCCTGAACCCTGTAGACAGATGCCCCACAAACTGGGGTATGGGAGGGGGGCTGGGGGACCCCATGATTCAGCCACGGACTCCAATACCCGGCCCCTCTCCCCAGAACAATTCCCTGACAATCCCATATCCCCACCCCAACCCTTCGCGGCTCTGTACACATTTTTAAACCTGgcaaaagatgaagagaatattgtaaatataaaagTTTAACTGTTGGTTGTGCCTGCCATTATGGGGGTGGTGTGGGGCGGGGCCTGTGAAAAAATAAGCCTTGGGGAAGTGACTGCCAATGAGGGAGCAGGAGGGCCTCTGAGCCCACAGCCCTTTTCAGTGAACAGCTCCTAGCTCTGAGGTCTGAGAGAAAGGGGGAGTGGGTGCTGGAGTAAGGTCACCATGGTAATAGAGCTGTTTGGGGGAGTTCAGATCAGGAGCCGCGTCTGTGCAGAAGTCAGAGACTGGTGTGAAGTACCAGGCAGGTGCTGATAGGGGCAGACACCAGACAGGCCAGAGGGCCCATGTGCTGGTCCAGATGGCTAGCTACAGGAGAGGCATGGAAGGTGAAGGGTTTGGCTCCTGCCAAGGCCTGGGCCCAGGCTGGAGGGTCAACCATGGGCCCCAGACTCTCCCTCTTGGCACATTGTGAGGGAGAGCCCCAGCATCATTGTGACCCGTTTACCCCCAGCAGCCTCTGGGACAAGCAGGAGGGCAGGTGGATACTGGGGGCACAGTGGGCTGGGGGCCTAGGGGCCCCGGTGGCCCTAGGGACCCCCATGGCTATGGCTGAGTGGCCACCACCTGAGTGGGCCTCGTATCACAGCCCCAACACCAACAACTGCCAGGATCTGGGCAATTCCTTCCTGTTGCTGCTGGGCCTTATCGTCTGCATTAACATTGGCATCAATATGGTGACACTGGTCAGGGTGGGGCCGGGCAGGAGGGTGCTGGTAGGATGGCGGGGTCGGGGGACGGGCCTGGTGGCCAGGGCCTGCCTGGGGTCACTGTGTCCTCCCCCACCTAGCTCTGGCACAGACTCCGTGGCTTCTTACACCAAGTGTTCCATATTGTTTGTGAGAAAGGTAAGCAGGGGCTGGGGTTTGGGGTGTAGGAGGGGCAGAAACCAGGCTTTCTAGCCCTGACCCTAAGCTGGCTCCTTCCCCTCCTGCTGTCTCCTCTCAGACACCATAGCTGTGCAGCTTCTCTCCCCGcaccctgcctctccctccctgtaGGAGCCAGCCTCCTCACCAGCCTCTCACCTCCCCCCGATCCACAGAAGCTTGTAAGTCATCTTCGCTTGGGAAGCAGACCCAGCCCCGGAAGCAGAGCTTCCCGGCAGTCCACCTTCGATGCACCCTGGACCCTGTGAAAATGACTGTGACCCCTCCACCCACTCGCCGCCATCGCCATCGAGGTTCTTCAGCATGCCGTGCCCACCGCCCGGTAGCCTGGGCCCCAGACACTGACAATGACGAGAAGCTCCTACATCAGCACCCAGTAATCTGTTCCCACAACTGGGATCGCCCCAAGGACTGGGAAGGCTTCCAATCTCCCCAGGGGTTCTGGGCTCCCTGGGCCCAGGACACCGTGGAGCTGCCTTCCCAGACCATCCGCTTCCAGCAGACTGTAGAGGAAAGACCCCTGAAAagagagatgaggtcagagcTGGGCCTAGAGGCCTACGTGTACCCTGTGAAccctccaccccccagccctCAGGCCCTGAGCCACAAGAacagtgggggcagggcaggggcaggggccaaGGCGGAGCAGGAGCAGTGCTCACCAGCCCCGCCAACCCCGCCACCCATCCGGGGCCCAGCAATCGTCCCTGATATCCCCCAGCGCCGCTCCTCAGGCCGCATAGCGTATGATGCCCGCGATGTGAGGCGGCGGCTTCGGGAGCTGACCCGGGAGATAGAGGCCCTGTCCCACTGTTATCCCTTGGCCTCCAGATCCAGCACTGCTGAGGGGATGGGCAAGGACTGGGTATACCGTTCCCTGACAGAGAGGTGActgggaaaagaataaaaaggagagaggaggtggTTTGTGGTGGTGTGGGGGGTGCCAGAGCCCACACCGCACCCAGAAGCCCTAGTTGCTAAGGGAATGATCTCCCTGGCGACAGGGCTAGCGAGCCCTGAGGACCCTCGTCAAACTCTTGGCCTCCCCAGCCCTTGTCCTCAGCCTTTCCCAGGCCCTTCTTGCTGGTAAGACTCCCACCTGACTCTACCCTGTTTTATTTAGTGCCCAGAGAAGCCCCCCAAATCCCAACCCAGATCCCCAGGCACTCTTGCACTAGAAGAGAAACCCTCATCCCCATGGCCCTAGCCCctcagagatgtggttcctgccagAGCCCAGGTTTAGGCTGCAGCTATGGGTGAGGTGTCGTTCCCTCTTAAGCCCTGGTTTCTTCGGGGAGGGATCCTGAGAGTGACAGTATCCAGGCCCTCACAGTTCCCCAGTCAGAATCTGAAGCCCCTGTACCCTGGAGCAGGCTTGGAGCAGAGGAAGAGATATTGGGGACACTCTCAAGGGCTGCCTCATCATAACATCACAGCCCTCTGTGACCTCACTCTTCTGATTAGCACCTCCATGTCACAAATgcgactgaggctcagaaagaccAAGTGACTTATTCATGGTCACAAGGGCACCAAGGATCAACTTCACGGCCTCAGGTGCTCCATCCCCCTCCTCTCACAGGTAGATCCCCATTGCCACTGAGTCAGCCTGGCCCATCACAGTCTCCCACCTGCAGTCCACCATGGAACTCATCAGAATATCCCATCCACTGGACAGCAGGGAAACCCTACTCCTAGACAGTTGGGatcacacatgcatgcacacatgtacaagtgtgtgcacatacacaacCCGAGAACAAGGAGCCATGTGAGTGTGCCCAGGCTGAAGGAGCTGGACCTCATCTTCCATACCAGATGGGTTCCTGGAATGTACTCAGGATAGGTACAGGCCTTTTGTGAATCGCCCTGCTTCTCTGATGATTTTCATTCAACTATCATAATTGAACATTTTAAGCTGATTCCATTCAGTGAGTATGCATCGAGCACCTCCTATGTGTTTGGAGGCTTGATGGGAAATGCCCACTGgctgtttctctattttttttttctttattgaagtaacattggtttacgaCATTATATAGATTTTAGGTGTTATCACCTGAATTATAATTCGACTTCTGTATAaagtacatcatgttcaccaccaaaagctGTTCCTCTGTTCTGCTGAATTGTTCACTGTGCAAACAAATGACTTGAGGTCCCCAGGGCACCACTTTCACAGACCCCAGTAATGAACCTAGTTTAAATCGAAGACTCTTTTTGTCATACCAACAATTACATCTATTTTGTGCTTTGTGAATTTCATGTGGTTTTCTTAAGGTGGCAGCTAGCAGTTTTTCAATTTAGAAGGGTGGCTCAGTGGGATGGCATTTGGTTAGCAAGGAGAGGAACCATGGTTGGGAGTGGTCCCTGGCAGAAGCAGCAACCCCAGCAAGGCAGAAGTCAGTCTTGCTCTGAAGCAAAAGGGCCAATAGGCTCATCGAGCACCAGCACGGAAGGCTGCAATCCCTGGCCAGGAGGGGGTGGGTATGGTGGGTGCTAGAGGGATTATGACAGGGAAATGGGCAGGACAGGGAGGGAATGGTACCGTGGGGTGATCCCAGAAGGGACTCTTGCTGTCATTCATCCATCTAGTCACCCTAGCTGCTGGACCCAAGTAAGCATGGGTGGAAGTACCAACAGGCTACATAAGCTGCCATAATgtctcaaaagaacaaaatggaggAAATCTTTATGCATGATTCAGTTCCTGTGAAGATCGTCTCACAACTGTAGCTACCATATTTTCAAATCAAGAATCAGGTGTTGAGTTAAGCAAGCCACCatggagacagagggacagaCTGAACTCTGGGATATCTAGGGATTGGGCTTCGCTGACTGGGAGCCAAGGGCAGAGATGGCTATCTATAGGGCCAGCCAAGTGGATAAAAGAGCTGCCACCTCTGCATTGTGACTCCCCCCAAAGT
It includes:
- the NLGN2 gene encoding neuroligin-2 isoform X4; translation: MLPVWFTDNLEAAATYVQNQSEDCLYLNLYVPTEDGPLTKKRDEATLNPPDTDIRDSGKKPVMLFLHGGSYMEGTGNMFDGSVLAAYGNVIVATLNYRLGVLGFLSTGDQAAKGNYGLLDQIQALRWLSENIAHFGGDPERITIFGSGAGASCVNLLILSHHSEGLFQKAIAQSGTAISSWSVNYQPLKYTRLLAAKVGCDREDSAEAVECLRRKPSRELVDQDVQPARYHIAFGPVVDGDVVPDDPEILMQQGEFLNYDMLIGVNQGEGLKFVEDSAESEDGVSASAFDFTVSNFVDNLYGYPEGKDVLRETIKFMYTDWADRDNGEMRRKTLLALFTDHQWVAPAVATAKLHADYQSPVYFYTFYHHCQAEGRPEWADAAHGDELPYVFGVPMVGATDLFPCNFSKNDVMLSAVVMTYWTNFAKTGDPNQPVPQDTKFIHTKPNRFEEVVWSKFNSKEKQYLHIGLKPRVRDNYRANKVAFWLELVPHLHNLHTELFTTTTRLPPYATRWPPRPPPGAPGTRRPPPPATLPPEPEPEPGPRAYDRFPGDSRDYSTELSVTVAVGASLLFLNILAFAALYYKRDRRQELRCRRLSPPGGSGSGVPGGGPLLPATGRELPPEEELVSLQLKRGGGVGADPAEALRPACPPDYTLALRRAPDDVPLLAPGALTLLPSGLGPPPPPPPPSLHPFGPFPPPPSSAPSHNNTLPHPHSTTRV
- the SPEM1 gene encoding spermatid maturation protein 1 isoform X1 is translated as MCWSRWLATGEAWKVKGLAPAKAWAQAGGSTMGPRLSLLAHCEGEPQHHCDPFTPSSLWDKQEGRWILGAQWAGGLGAPVALGTPMAMAEWPPPEWASYHSPNTNNCQDLGNSFLLLLGLIVCINIGINMVTLLWHRLRGFLHQVFHIVCEKEACKSSSLGKQTQPRKQSFPAVHLRCTLDPVKMTVTPPPTRRHRHRGSSACRAHRPVAWAPDTDNDEKLLHQHPVICSHNWDRPKDWEGFQSPQGFWAPWAQDTVELPSQTIRFQQTVEERPLKREMRSELGLEAYVYPVNPPPPSPQALSHKNSGGRAGAGAKAEQEQCSPAPPTPPPIRGPAIVPDIPQRRSSGRIAYDARDVRRRLRELTREIEALSHCYPLASRSSTAEGMGKDWVYRSLTER
- the SPEM1 gene encoding spermatid maturation protein 1 isoform X2; this encodes MCWSRWLATGEAWKVKGLAPAKAWAQAGGSTMGPRLSLLAHCEGEPQHHCDPFTPSSLWDKQEGRWILGAQWAGGLGAPVALGTPMAMAEWPPPEWASYHSPNTNNCQDLGNSFLLLLGLIVCINIGINMLWHRLRGFLHQVFHIVCEKEACKSSSLGKQTQPRKQSFPAVHLRCTLDPVKMTVTPPPTRRHRHRGSSACRAHRPVAWAPDTDNDEKLLHQHPVICSHNWDRPKDWEGFQSPQGFWAPWAQDTVELPSQTIRFQQTVEERPLKREMRSELGLEAYVYPVNPPPPSPQALSHKNSGGRAGAGAKAEQEQCSPAPPTPPPIRGPAIVPDIPQRRSSGRIAYDARDVRRRLRELTREIEALSHCYPLASRSSTAEGMGKDWVYRSLTER
- the NLGN2 gene encoding neuroligin-2 isoform X1; translated protein: MWLLALCLVGLAGAQRGGGGPGGGAPGGPSLGLGSLGEERFPVVNTAYGRVRGVRRELNNEILGPVVQFLGVPYATPPLGARRFQPPEAPASWPGVRNATTLPPACPQNLHGALPAIMLPVWFTDNLEAAATYVQNQSEDCLYLNLYVPTEDGPLTKKRDEATLNPPDTDIRDSGKKPVMLFLHGGSYMEGTGNMFDGSVLAAYGNVIVATLNYRLGVLGFLSTGDQAAKGNYGLLDQIQALRWLSENIAHFGGDPERITIFGSGAGASCVNLLILSHHSEGLFQKAIAQSGTAISSWSVNYQPLKYTRLLAAKVGCDREDSAEAVECLRRKPSRELVDQDVQPARYHIAFGPVVDGDVVPDDPEILMQQGEFLNYDMLIGVNQGEGLKFVEDSAESEDGVSASAFDFTVSNFVDNLYGYPEGKDVLRETIKFMYTDWADRDNGEMRRKTLLALFTDHQWVAPAVATAKLHADYQSPVYFYTFYHHCQAEGRPEWADAAHGDELPYVFGVPMVGATDLFPCNFSKNDVMLSAVVMTYWTNFAKTGDPNQPVPQDTKFIHTKPNRFEEVVWSKFNSKEKQYLHIGLKPRVRDNYRANKVAFWLELVPHLHNLHTELFTTTTRLPPYATRWPPRPPPGAPGTRRPPPPATLPPEPEPEPGPRAYDRFPGDSRDYSTELSVTVAVGASLLFLNILAFAALYYKRDRRQELRCRRLSPPGGSGSGVPGGGPLLPATGRELPPEEELVSLQLKRGGGVGADPAEALRPACPPDYTLALRRAPDDVPLLAPGALTLLPSGLGPPPPPPPPSLHPFGPFPPPPSSAPSHNNTLPHPHSTTRV
- the NLGN2 gene encoding neuroligin-2 isoform X2, which produces MWLLALCLVGLAGAQRGGGGPGGGAPGGPSLGLGSLGEERFPVVNTAYGRVRGVRRELNNEILGPVVQFLGVPYATPPLGARRFQPPEAPASWPGVRNATTLPPACPQNLHGALPAIMLPVWFTDNLEAAATYVQNQSEDCLYLNLYVPTEDDIRDSGKKPVMLFLHGGSYMEGTGNMFDGSVLAAYGNVIVATLNYRLGVLGFLSTGDQAAKGNYGLLDQIQALRWLSENIAHFGGDPERITIFGSGAGASCVNLLILSHHSEGLFQKAIAQSGTAISSWSVNYQPLKYTRLLAAKVGCDREDSAEAVECLRRKPSRELVDQDVQPARYHIAFGPVVDGDVVPDDPEILMQQGEFLNYDMLIGVNQGEGLKFVEDSAESEDGVSASAFDFTVSNFVDNLYGYPEGKDVLRETIKFMYTDWADRDNGEMRRKTLLALFTDHQWVAPAVATAKLHADYQSPVYFYTFYHHCQAEGRPEWADAAHGDELPYVFGVPMVGATDLFPCNFSKNDVMLSAVVMTYWTNFAKTGDPNQPVPQDTKFIHTKPNRFEEVVWSKFNSKEKQYLHIGLKPRVRDNYRANKVAFWLELVPHLHNLHTELFTTTTRLPPYATRWPPRPPPGAPGTRRPPPPATLPPEPEPEPGPRAYDRFPGDSRDYSTELSVTVAVGASLLFLNILAFAALYYKRDRRQELRCRRLSPPGGSGSGVPGGGPLLPATGRELPPEEELVSLQLKRGGGVGADPAEALRPACPPDYTLALRRAPDDVPLLAPGALTLLPSGLGPPPPPPPPSLHPFGPFPPPPSSAPSHNNTLPHPHSTTRV
- the NLGN2 gene encoding neuroligin-2 isoform X3, which gives rise to MLPVWFTDNLEAAATYVQNQSEDCLYLNLYVPTEDDIRDSGKKPVMLFLHGGSYMEGTGNMFDGSVLAAYGNVIVATLNYRLGVLGFLSTGDQAAKGNYGLLDQIQALRWLSENIAHFGGDPERITIFGSGAGASCVNLLILSHHSEGLFQKAIAQSGTAISSWSVNYQPLKYTRLLAAKVGCDREDSAEAVECLRRKPSRELVDQDVQPARYHIAFGPVVDGDVVPDDPEILMQQGEFLNYDMLIGVNQGEGLKFVEDSAESEDGVSASAFDFTVSNFVDNLYGYPEGKDVLRETIKFMYTDWADRDNGEMRRKTLLALFTDHQWVAPAVATAKLHADYQSPVYFYTFYHHCQAEGRPEWADAAHGDELPYVFGVPMVGATDLFPCNFSKNDVMLSAVVMTYWTNFAKTGDPNQPVPQDTKFIHTKPNRFEEVVWSKFNSKEKQYLHIGLKPRVRDNYRANKVAFWLELVPHLHNLHTELFTTTTRLPPYATRWPPRPPPGAPGTRRPPPPATLPPEPEPEPGPRAYDRFPGDSRDYSTELSVTVAVGASLLFLNILAFAALYYKRDRRQELRCRRLSPPGGSGSGVPGGGPLLPATGRELPPEEELVSLQLKRGGGVGADPAEALRPACPPDYTLALRRAPDDVPLLAPGALTLLPSGLGPPPPPPPPSLHPFGPFPPPPSSAPSHNNTLPHPHSTTRV